In a genomic window of Lysobacterales bacterium:
- a CDS encoding CvpA family protein has protein sequence MSPADWLIVLAVATSVVIGLFRGLVVEVMALVVWALALAASALLAPKLADALGTAIETPSARIFLAYALVFVGVLLVGAIATWMLRKLVAGTGLSGTDRLLGGVFGIARGVVLVVLVVLMLGLTPLPRDAWWRGSRLLPHVVMLAERARAQLPERIAAQIRLDGSEAPALLPSAPIDALQRVGPVSNP, from the coding sequence GTGAGCCCGGCCGACTGGCTGATCGTGCTGGCAGTCGCGACTTCGGTCGTGATCGGCCTGTTTCGCGGTCTGGTGGTCGAAGTGATGGCGCTGGTGGTGTGGGCGCTGGCACTGGCGGCTTCGGCACTGCTGGCACCGAAGCTCGCGGACGCACTCGGTACTGCCATCGAAACGCCTTCGGCGCGCATCTTCCTGGCCTATGCGCTGGTCTTCGTCGGTGTCCTGTTGGTTGGCGCGATCGCCACCTGGATGTTGCGCAAACTGGTTGCCGGCACCGGCCTGTCCGGCACTGATCGTCTGCTTGGCGGTGTCTTCGGCATCGCCCGCGGCGTGGTGCTGGTGGTGCTGGTGGTGCTGATGCTCGGGCTGACGCCGCTGCCGCGCGATGCCTGGTGGCGCGGCTCGCGCCTGCTGCCGCACGTGGTCATGCTCGCCGAGCGCGCCCGCGCGCAACTGCCCGAGCGCATCGCTGCGCAGATCCGTCTCGACGGCTCCGAAGCGCCGGCGCTGCTCCCCTCCGCTCCGATCGATGCGCTGCAGCGCGTCGGCCCCGTCTCCAATCCCTGA
- the purF gene encoding amidophosphoribosyltransferase codes for MCGILGIVGRSDVGAALYDGLTVLQHRGQDAAGIATFDGARLLRHKGKGLAKDVFDSDSMARLRGRIGIAHCRYPTAGSEGAAEAQPFYVNSPYGIALGHNGNLINTDQLRRELYEQDRRHINTGSDSEVLLNIFAHELAARDGARPQVDDVFAAIARVHQRCVGGYSVVAIVLGLGVVAFRDVHGIRPLVLGKRETPEGPEWAVASESVALDLLGFKRERDVRPGEGIVLSAEGELHAHQCAEPGQHAPCIFEYVYFARPDSMIEDVSVYKARLRMGERLAAKIQRLRPDHDIEAVIPIPDTSRTAALALAQVLDLKYREGFVKNRYVGRTFIMPGQGERVKSVRRKLNAIELEFRNKVVLLVDDSIVRGTTSKQIIQMAREAGARKVYLASAAPPVRHPNVYGIDMPAAEELVAHGRSESEVEQYLGCDWLIYQDLDDLVAAVADGNEALSRFDTSCFSGEYVTGLPDGYLAAIAAQRADSEKAKRRG; via the coding sequence ATGTGCGGCATTCTTGGCATCGTCGGACGCAGTGACGTAGGCGCCGCGTTGTACGACGGACTCACCGTGCTCCAGCATCGCGGCCAGGATGCCGCCGGCATCGCCACGTTCGACGGTGCGCGGCTGCTGCGGCACAAGGGCAAGGGGCTGGCCAAGGATGTCTTCGACAGCGACAGCATGGCGCGCTTGCGCGGTCGCATCGGCATCGCCCACTGCCGCTACCCGACCGCAGGCAGCGAGGGCGCGGCCGAGGCGCAGCCGTTCTACGTCAACTCCCCCTACGGCATCGCGCTCGGGCACAACGGCAATCTGATCAATACCGACCAGCTGCGTCGCGAGTTGTACGAACAGGACCGCCGCCACATCAACACCGGCTCCGATTCGGAAGTGTTGCTCAACATCTTCGCGCACGAACTGGCGGCGCGCGATGGCGCCAGGCCGCAGGTGGACGATGTCTTCGCGGCCATTGCCCGCGTGCACCAGCGCTGCGTCGGCGGCTATTCCGTGGTCGCCATCGTGCTCGGTCTCGGCGTGGTGGCGTTTCGCGATGTGCATGGCATCCGCCCGCTGGTGCTCGGCAAGCGCGAGACGCCGGAAGGCCCGGAGTGGGCGGTCGCTTCGGAATCGGTCGCGCTCGACCTGCTCGGCTTCAAGCGCGAGCGCGACGTGCGTCCGGGCGAGGGTATCGTGCTCAGCGCCGAGGGCGAGTTGCACGCGCACCAGTGCGCCGAGCCGGGGCAGCACGCGCCGTGCATCTTCGAATACGTCTATTTCGCGCGCCCCGACTCGATGATCGAGGATGTGTCCGTATACAAGGCGCGCTTGCGCATGGGCGAGCGGCTGGCGGCGAAGATCCAGCGCCTGCGCCCCGACCACGACATCGAGGCGGTGATCCCGATTCCCGATACTTCGCGCACTGCCGCGCTGGCTCTGGCCCAGGTGCTGGACCTGAAGTATCGCGAGGGTTTCGTCAAGAACCGCTATGTCGGGCGTACCTTCATCATGCCGGGGCAGGGGGAGCGGGTGAAGTCGGTGCGGCGCAAGCTCAACGCCATCGAGCTCGAGTTCCGCAACAAGGTGGTGCTGCTGGTCGACGACTCGATCGTGCGTGGCACCACCTCGAAGCAGATCATCCAGATGGCGCGCGAGGCCGGCGCGCGCAAGGTCTATCTGGCAAGCGCGGCGCCGCCGGTGCGACATCCCAATGTCTATGGCATCGACATGCCGGCGGCCGAGGAGTTGGTGGCGCACGGTCGCAGCGAGTCGGAAGTCGAGCAGTACCTCGGCTGCGACTGGCTGATCTACCAGGATCTCGATGATCTGGTCGCAGCGGTGGCCGACGGCAACGAGGCCCTGAGCCGCTTCGATACCTCCTGCTTCTCCGGCGAATACGTGACCGGCTTGCCGGACGGCTACCTGGCCGCCATCGCGGCGCAGCGCGCGGATTCCGAGAAGGCGAAGCGGCGCGGTTGA
- the folC gene encoding bifunctional tetrahydrofolate synthase/dihydrofolate synthase, whose protein sequence is METQDSLEAWLARIVAVPPDRIELGLERIRQVHQRMRQPRPAPIVITVAGTNGKGSTVAFLESMLRAAGYRVGSFTSPHLFLFNERIVVDGVAATDADIVAGFQAVEAARGEVSLTFFEYATLAAFHLFAERALDVAVLEVGLGGRLDAVNLIDADAAIVTTVDLDHQQYLGTTRDQIAIEKAGVFRAGRPAIIGDADAPSSLLAEAERIGAHPLRLGHEFRIDVGGDDWRWIGVGTSLRLPHPALRAPVQHSNAAAAIAALMALREHLQVPFRALRIGLAEAQVRGRLEVFPGPIETVVDVGHNPQAAAVLAEWLRRHPRRTRAVFSALADKDIAGIVEPLLARVAHWHLAGLDGCSSRGLDATALRRRIGDLLGDDCCSLHSDPRAALAAAVAEAKAGERILAFGSFHLVAALGPVLNQGATPAN, encoded by the coding sequence ATGGAAACGCAGGATTCGCTGGAAGCATGGTTGGCGCGGATTGTTGCCGTGCCACCAGACCGCATCGAACTGGGATTGGAACGCATCCGCCAGGTCCACCAGCGGATGCGACAACCACGGCCCGCCCCGATCGTCATCACCGTCGCCGGAACCAATGGCAAGGGATCGACCGTCGCCTTTCTCGAAAGCATGTTGCGGGCTGCCGGCTACCGCGTCGGCAGCTTCACTTCGCCGCACCTGTTTCTTTTCAACGAACGCATCGTGGTGGACGGCGTTGCGGCGACGGATGCCGACATCGTCGCCGGCTTCCAGGCCGTCGAGGCGGCGCGTGGGGAGGTGTCGCTGACCTTCTTCGAATATGCCACGCTGGCGGCGTTTCATCTGTTCGCGGAGCGCGCGCTCGATGTCGCGGTGCTGGAGGTTGGCTTGGGCGGACGCCTCGACGCAGTGAACCTGATCGACGCCGACGCCGCCATCGTCACCACCGTCGATCTCGATCACCAGCAGTATCTCGGGACTACCCGCGACCAGATCGCGATCGAGAAGGCGGGCGTGTTCCGCGCCGGTCGGCCGGCGATCATCGGTGATGCCGATGCGCCGTCGAGTCTGCTCGCCGAGGCCGAGCGCATCGGCGCACACCCGCTGCGCCTCGGGCACGAGTTCCGTATCGATGTCGGTGGCGACGACTGGCGCTGGATCGGGGTCGGCACCAGCCTGCGCTTGCCGCACCCGGCGTTGCGTGCGCCGGTGCAGCACAGCAACGCGGCGGCTGCAATCGCCGCGTTGATGGCGTTGCGCGAACACTTGCAGGTGCCGTTTCGCGCCTTGCGCATCGGTCTCGCGGAGGCGCAGGTGCGCGGTCGCCTCGAGGTGTTTCCGGGTCCGATCGAGACTGTGGTTGATGTCGGCCACAACCCGCAGGCCGCGGCAGTGCTGGCCGAATGGCTGCGACGTCACCCGCGGCGAACGCGGGCGGTGTTCTCGGCGCTCGCCGACAAGGACATCGCCGGCATCGTCGAGCCGCTGCTGGCGCGCGTGGCGCACTGGCATCTGGCTGGCCTCGATGGCTGCAGTTCGCGCGGCCTGGACGCGACCGCGCTGCGTCGGCGCATTGGTGATCTGCTCGGCGACGATTGCTGCTCGCTGCATTCCGATCCGCGCGCGGCGCTGGCCGCCGCCGTGGCAGAGGCGAAGGCGGGTGAGCGCATTCTCGCGTTCGGCTCGTTCCATCTGGTGGCGGCGCTCGGCCCGGTGCTGAACCAGGGTGCTACGCCCGCAAACTGA
- a CDS encoding pirin family protein: MNQCIREISQRFPGRPAEDGAGVRLTRFLDPSQARLTDPFLMLDEFRSDVAQDYIAGFPMHPHRGFETVTCMIQGRMRHRDNQGNTGDLGPGSVQWMSAARGIVHEEMPQQENGLLWGYQLWLNLPSRDKMAAPRYQDIDATQIPQSPLDGGGHVRIIAGNYADVPAAVTERATAAHLLDLHLPAGKRFCWSAPAGHTVLLQGVVGMIRVGSTKALLQERELVLLGDGTELELIANADARVLVFTGTPIGEPTPAYAPFVMNSAAEVRQAFEDFRAGRF, encoded by the coding sequence ATGAACCAGTGCATCCGCGAGATCAGCCAACGCTTTCCAGGACGCCCCGCCGAGGATGGTGCCGGCGTCCGCCTGACGCGTTTCCTTGATCCGAGCCAGGCGCGGCTCACCGACCCGTTCCTGATGCTCGACGAGTTCCGCTCCGATGTCGCCCAGGACTACATCGCCGGGTTTCCGATGCATCCGCACCGCGGCTTCGAGACCGTGACCTGCATGATCCAGGGACGCATGCGCCATCGCGACAACCAGGGCAACACTGGCGACCTCGGCCCCGGCAGCGTGCAATGGATGAGCGCGGCACGCGGCATCGTCCACGAAGAGATGCCGCAGCAGGAAAACGGTCTGCTCTGGGGGTACCAGCTGTGGCTGAATCTGCCGTCGCGCGACAAGATGGCTGCGCCCCGCTACCAGGACATCGACGCGACGCAGATTCCGCAGTCGCCCCTTGATGGTGGCGGCCACGTACGCATCATCGCCGGTAATTACGCGGACGTCCCCGCTGCGGTCACGGAGCGCGCCACTGCCGCGCACCTGCTCGACCTGCACCTGCCGGCGGGAAAACGCTTCTGCTGGTCCGCGCCGGCTGGTCACACCGTGCTGCTGCAGGGCGTGGTCGGGATGATCCGGGTGGGCTCAACGAAGGCCTTGCTGCAGGAGCGCGAACTGGTGCTGCTTGGTGACGGCACGGAGCTTGAGCTGATCGCCAACGCCGACGCGCGCGTGCTGGTCTTCACCGGCACCCCGATCGGCGAGCCAACGCCCGCCTACGCTCCCTTCGTGATGAACAGCGCCGCAGAAGTACGCCAGGCCTTCGAAGACTTCCGCGCGGGGCGCTTCTGA
- a CDS encoding DMP19 family protein: protein MDKNRYLGELAEHPDARFWREPFESLTRPEQVFRCIWELEADVNGGGFEQYFANSGGDHAWFAGEALREIGAQRLAAITAEAVALFGAEAPEVERPARHTQIAHLERPVHEYWEALSEAFREYPDDLTELLYDYVVAHREAFPSGG, encoded by the coding sequence ATGGACAAGAACCGATATCTGGGCGAGTTGGCGGAGCATCCCGATGCCCGCTTCTGGCGCGAGCCCTTCGAGTCGCTGACGCGACCCGAGCAGGTGTTCCGCTGCATCTGGGAGCTGGAGGCCGATGTCAACGGCGGTGGGTTCGAGCAGTACTTCGCGAACTCCGGCGGCGACCATGCCTGGTTTGCCGGCGAGGCGCTGCGCGAGATTGGCGCCCAGCGACTGGCGGCAATCACGGCCGAGGCAGTGGCCCTGTTCGGCGCCGAAGCGCCTGAGGTGGAACGACCGGCGCGGCACACCCAGATCGCCCATCTGGAGCGCCCGGTGCATGAATACTGGGAAGCCCTCAGCGAGGCCTTCCGCGAATATCCTGACGATCTGACGGAACTGCTCTACGACTACGTGGTTGCGCACCGCGAAGCGTTTCCGAGCGGCGGTTGA
- a CDS encoding SPOR domain-containing protein, which translates to MDPTLQKRLIGASVLIVLAVIFVPMVLDGAGERGAESLPLAIPAMPERDFETREVPLDLPVATAPASVAEAIGVASADAESAPATDAVSAQPDAVAAVDTQAPVRVDAVSGAAAGAQATPVAANPAAAVASAPATAAPAASAPSASAAAADLPTPASGRFLIGLGSYANAANAQALAAQLRGAGFKVLSDQVAVNGQQTTRLRIGPYATRGQAEAARLEVRRLRADLPATISETDDTPASDAPAIARSAAATSVWAVQVGAFKLEAEANAKRDQLRQAGFAAFVEKINTEAGVLWRVRIGPENKRADADAVKAGVKRRFGIDGIVVPYP; encoded by the coding sequence ATGGATCCGACCTTGCAGAAGCGGCTGATCGGCGCTTCGGTGTTGATTGTGCTCGCCGTCATCTTTGTGCCGATGGTGCTCGATGGCGCCGGCGAGCGTGGTGCGGAGTCGCTGCCGCTGGCCATTCCGGCCATGCCCGAGCGCGATTTCGAAACCCGCGAGGTGCCGCTCGACTTGCCCGTCGCCACCGCGCCCGCAAGCGTGGCCGAAGCCATCGGCGTGGCTTCGGCGGACGCCGAATCGGCGCCCGCGACTGACGCTGTTTCCGCTCAGCCCGATGCTGTCGCCGCGGTGGACACGCAGGCTCCAGTGCGCGTCGATGCCGTTTCCGGCGCCGCCGCTGGGGCGCAGGCGACGCCCGTTGCCGCGAACCCCGCAGCAGCGGTCGCGAGCGCTCCGGCGACGGCCGCACCCGCCGCTTCTGCGCCTTCCGCGTCCGCGGCTGCGGCCGACTTGCCGACGCCGGCAAGCGGGCGCTTTCTGATCGGGCTCGGCAGCTACGCGAATGCCGCGAATGCGCAGGCGCTGGCGGCGCAACTGCGCGGTGCCGGGTTCAAGGTGCTCAGCGATCAAGTCGCGGTGAACGGGCAGCAGACCACGCGACTGCGCATCGGTCCGTACGCAACCCGCGGCCAGGCTGAAGCGGCGCGGCTCGAGGTGCGCCGCCTGCGCGCCGATCTGCCAGCGACGATCAGCGAAACCGACGACACCCCCGCCAGTGACGCGCCGGCGATCGCGCGCAGCGCCGCGGCCACCTCGGTGTGGGCGGTGCAGGTCGGCGCGTTCAAGCTCGAAGCCGAAGCCAATGCCAAACGCGATCAGTTGCGCCAGGCCGGGTTTGCCGCCTTCGTCGAGAAGATCAACACCGAGGCCGGAGTGCTCTGGCGCGTGCGCATCGGGCCGGAGAACAAGCGCGCTGATGCCGATGCGGTGAAAGCCGGCGTCAAGCGCCGCTTCGGTATCGATGGCATCGTGGTTCCCTATCCGTGA
- the lpxH gene encoding UDP-2,3-diacylglucosamine diphosphatase: MTMLFISDLHLDESRPQVTRLFLDWLQREATGAEALYILGDLFETYIGDDDDAELVADVAAALRAVSDRGVDIGFVHGNRDFLIGDAFALHAGLRLLPETRVIDLYGERTLLLHGDTLCSSDLAYQGVRKQLRDPVWQEQFLAQPLAARRAFAAAARAESARHTSQASEMIMDVDASAVTAALTQLGATRMIHGHTHRPAIHELGGGRQRIVLGDWYEQGSLLHVDRTSLALQQLPMV; this comes from the coding sequence ATGACAATGCTGTTCATCTCCGACCTGCATCTCGACGAGAGTCGGCCGCAGGTCACGCGGCTGTTCCTCGACTGGCTGCAGCGCGAGGCGACCGGCGCCGAGGCGCTCTACATCCTCGGCGACCTGTTCGAAACGTACATCGGCGATGACGACGATGCCGAACTGGTTGCCGACGTGGCCGCGGCGCTGCGGGCCGTGTCCGACCGCGGCGTCGACATCGGCTTCGTGCACGGCAACCGCGACTTTCTGATCGGCGACGCCTTCGCGCTGCATGCCGGGCTGCGCCTGCTCCCGGAAACCCGGGTCATCGACCTGTACGGCGAGCGCACCCTGCTGCTGCATGGCGACACCCTGTGCAGCAGCGACCTTGCCTACCAGGGCGTGCGCAAGCAATTGCGCGATCCCGTCTGGCAAGAGCAATTCCTGGCGCAACCGCTGGCCGCACGTCGTGCCTTCGCCGCCGCCGCGCGTGCCGAGAGTGCGCGGCATACGAGCCAGGCAAGCGAAATGATCATGGACGTGGACGCGTCCGCCGTCACCGCCGCGCTCACGCAGCTTGGCGCCACGCGCATGATCCACGGCCATACGCACCGGCCCGCTATCCATGAGCTTGGCGGCGGGCGCCAGCGTATTGTGCTGGGCGACTGGTACGAACAGGGTTCGTTGCTGCACGTCGATCGCACCAGCCTGGCGTTGCAGCAGCTGCCAATGGTGTAG
- a CDS encoding GspH/FimT family pseudopilin has protein sequence MTPARNTGFTLIELMIAVAIACVLLGIALPAYSAAKAAAHTATLRTALVAAMLDSRTAAVIHGRDTILCPSNDGLSCTNSFEWQHGFIAAIDSNDNERIDDADHRLLYQRETKDVRLLTSSGRKRIQFQPNGSNAGSNATFTFCDDRGPTRAISLVMNNRGDLRETRPSATAIAAACAL, from the coding sequence ATGACCCCAGCTCGCAACACCGGCTTCACCCTGATCGAACTGATGATCGCCGTCGCCATCGCCTGCGTGTTGCTCGGCATCGCATTGCCGGCTTACTCGGCCGCGAAGGCTGCGGCGCACACCGCAACACTGCGCACCGCGCTGGTCGCCGCAATGCTCGACTCGCGCACGGCCGCAGTCATTCACGGCCGCGACACCATCCTCTGCCCCAGCAACGATGGTCTATCCTGTACCAACAGTTTCGAGTGGCAGCATGGATTCATCGCCGCAATCGACTCCAACGACAACGAACGAATTGATGACGCCGACCACCGACTGCTGTATCAGCGCGAAACCAAGGACGTGCGCCTGCTCACCAGCAGCGGGCGCAAACGCATCCAGTTCCAGCCGAACGGCAGCAACGCCGGCAGCAATGCCACCTTCACCTTCTGCGATGACCGTGGACCGACCCGCGCCATTTCCCTGGTGATGAACAATCGCGGTGATCTGCGCGAAACCCGCCCGAGTGCGACTGCCATCGCGGCCGCATGCGCACTCTGA